Proteins encoded by one window of Acetivibrio thermocellus ATCC 27405:
- a CDS encoding amidohydrolase: protein MLLIRNGKILTMAGVNYENGYILIDAGKIVEVGEYPAAFNQEVLNSGDLEVIDAKNKYILPGLIDAHCHVGMWEDSVGFEGDDGNEATDPVTPHLRAIDAVYYLDRAFEEARENGVTTVVTGPGSANVIGGQFVALKTYGRRIEEMVVKDPVAMKVAFGENPKTVYNERKTAPTTRMATAAILRENLMKAKEYKELMDEYNKNPEENDKPEYDMKMEALLKVLNREIPIKAHAHRADDILTAIRIAKEFGLRLTIEHCTEGHLIKDILAEEGVSAIVGSSLTDRSKVELRNLSLKTPGILAKAGVKVAIMTDHPCTPIQYLILCAAMAVREGMDEMEALRAVTINAAELTGIADRVGSIEVGKDADIAIYDGHPFDIRSKVSTTIINGKVVYERKKHERD, encoded by the coding sequence ATGCTGCTGATAAGAAACGGTAAAATTTTAACCATGGCCGGAGTAAATTATGAAAACGGATATATTTTGATTGATGCGGGGAAAATAGTTGAAGTGGGAGAATATCCTGCCGCATTTAATCAGGAAGTTTTGAATTCCGGTGATTTGGAAGTTATTGATGCAAAGAATAAATACATACTTCCTGGGCTTATTGATGCGCACTGTCATGTGGGAATGTGGGAAGATTCCGTTGGCTTTGAAGGGGATGACGGCAATGAAGCAACAGATCCTGTTACTCCTCATCTTAGGGCTATAGATGCGGTGTATTATTTGGACCGAGCATTTGAGGAGGCGCGGGAAAACGGAGTTACCACCGTGGTTACAGGGCCGGGGAGCGCCAATGTGATAGGTGGACAGTTTGTTGCCTTGAAAACTTACGGAAGACGAATAGAGGAAATGGTGGTAAAAGACCCTGTAGCCATGAAAGTGGCCTTTGGAGAAAACCCAAAGACAGTGTACAATGAAAGAAAAACGGCGCCTACAACCCGTATGGCCACTGCGGCCATTCTCAGGGAAAACCTGATGAAAGCCAAAGAGTACAAGGAATTGATGGATGAGTACAACAAAAATCCGGAAGAAAACGACAAACCGGAATATGATATGAAAATGGAAGCTCTGCTGAAGGTTTTAAACAGGGAAATTCCGATAAAAGCACATGCGCACAGGGCGGATGACATCCTTACCGCCATAAGGATAGCAAAGGAATTTGGGCTAAGGCTTACAATAGAGCATTGCACCGAAGGCCATCTTATAAAGGACATTCTTGCAGAGGAAGGAGTTTCGGCAATTGTGGGGTCGTCACTTACCGACAGGTCAAAAGTGGAGCTTCGGAACCTCAGTTTGAAAACACCTGGAATTTTGGCGAAGGCGGGAGTCAAGGTGGCCATAATGACGGACCATCCATGTACTCCGATACAGTATTTGATACTGTGTGCGGCTATGGCGGTAAGAGAGGGTATGGACGAAATGGAGGCCCTCAGGGCAGTTACCATAAATGCCGCCGAACTTACAGGAATAGCCGACCGGGTGGGAAGCATAGAAGTGGGGAAGGATGCGGACATTGCCATCTATGACGGTCATCCCTTTGACATAAGGTCTAAAGTTTCCACAACCATTATTAACGGAAAGGTTGTTTACGAGAGGAAGAAACATGAAAGAGATTAG
- a CDS encoding AAA family ATPase, with the protein MKNLIFINGTMGVGKTATSRELQKLLSNCVFLDGDWCWDMSPFIVNDETKNMVIDNISYLINNFLSCSVYENIIFCWVMHEQSIIDNVLSRLKRHDYKLYKFSLVCTEQALISRIAKDIKMGIRTEDVIDRSVSRLKNYFQMDTCKIDVSNISAKEAAEIIFKHVKHQRFGSVKEKK; encoded by the coding sequence ATGAAAAATCTGATTTTTATAAATGGAACCATGGGCGTAGGGAAAACAGCAACAAGCAGAGAATTGCAAAAACTTTTATCAAATTGTGTTTTTCTGGACGGTGATTGGTGTTGGGACATGTCTCCTTTTATTGTGAATGATGAGACAAAAAATATGGTAATTGATAATATTAGTTATCTCATAAATAATTTTCTTTCATGCTCAGTGTATGAAAATATTATTTTTTGTTGGGTAATGCATGAGCAAAGTATTATTGACAATGTGCTGTCCAGGTTAAAAAGACATGATTATAAATTGTATAAGTTTTCTCTCGTATGTACAGAACAAGCATTAATCTCACGAATCGCAAAGGATATAAAAATGGGAATAAGGACTGAAGATGTTATTGATAGAAGTGTATCAAGATTAAAAAATTACTTTCAAATGGATACGTGTAAAATTGATGTAAGCAATATTTCTGCCAAAGAAGCCGCAGAAATAATATTTAAGCACGTTAAGCATCAACGTTTTGGTAGTGTGAAGGAGAAAAAGTAA
- the tsaE gene encoding tRNA (adenosine(37)-N6)-threonylcarbamoyltransferase complex ATPase subunit type 1 TsaE — protein MKEIRTCSQEDTIEFGKKLGVLLKKGDIVCITGDLGTGKTVLTNGIASALGIDEYITSPTFTIVNEYEKGDISLYHFDVYRISDPEEMFEIGFEEYLYGDGIVVIEWADLIKSILPDENIWITIEKDLKNGVDERIIRVEFNGERYREYEEKLVLGDERQK, from the coding sequence ATGAAAGAGATTAGAACCTGTTCACAAGAGGATACAATTGAATTTGGAAAGAAACTTGGTGTACTGCTAAAGAAGGGTGATATTGTTTGCATAACCGGAGATTTGGGTACGGGAAAGACGGTACTTACAAACGGTATTGCCTCTGCTTTGGGAATTGATGAATATATAACAAGTCCGACCTTTACCATTGTTAACGAATACGAAAAAGGAGACATATCCCTTTACCACTTTGATGTTTACAGGATTTCCGACCCGGAAGAAATGTTTGAAATCGGATTTGAGGAATATCTCTACGGTGACGGGATAGTGGTGATTGAGTGGGCGGACCTTATAAAAAGCATACTGCCCGATGAAAATATTTGGATTACGATAGAAAAAGACCTTAAAAACGGAGTGGATGAAAGGATAATCCGCGTGGAGTTCAACGGTGAGAGGTATCGGGAATACGAGGAAAAGCTTGTTTTGGGAGATGAGAGACAAAAATGA
- a CDS encoding Lon protease family protein, with translation MPQISGLPAGMLRKECDPNSFKFNDTSELEPLEGIIGQERAVRAMTFGLKINTRGYNIFMSGMTGTGKTSYAVNYIKKIAKNCKTPDDWCYVYNFENPNQPKAINLPAGLGKVFKKDMEEFIKVLQQEISRAFESEDYERERAAIANEYQGKKAELMEILNRDAEKQGFKVRTTNAGIYFLPVIEGKTITEEEYGQLDEKIKQEITERSNIVQLETLEIIRKIKNIEREAEERVAEWENKIALFAVGMQINDLKEKYKDYKEVVKYLEQVQEDILQNLDDFREEEYSEEQQLIMPWLKGNEGSPVDKYKVNLLVDNSGLEGAPVIVDFNPTYYNLIGRVEYENEFGTMITDFTMIKPGLFHQANGGYLILQAKDVLSNVQSWEALKRALKTRQITIENMKEQMGLVAVSTLKPEPIPLQVKVILVGNEFLHQLLYEYDEDFKKLFKIKVDFDEEMDRNEDNTLKLAQFISSFCRRENAPHFDRTGVAKVVEYSSRLVGDQNKLSTRFNDIVEILCESAAWAQIDGSSLVKAEHVNKAIQEKIYRSNKYDKKLLELLKDGIIILDTEGEAVGQINGLTVLDIGDYCFGKPTRITANTFMGEKGIVNIEREVEMSGTSHTKGVLILSGYIGQKYAQDIPLSLTASLCFEQLYSGVDGDSASSAELYAILSSLAEVPIKQSIAVTGSVNQKGEIQPIGGVNEKIEGFFELCKARGLNGKHGVIIPYQNVRNLALNDEVIEAVKEGKFHIYAVKTIDEGIEILTGMKAGEKREDGTYPEGTINYLVYEKLKKYARTVAGFGKDEKEAKDAKDAKKNSD, from the coding sequence ATGCCGCAAATTAGTGGGTTGCCTGCCGGTATGTTAAGGAAGGAATGTGATCCTAATTCTTTCAAGTTTAATGACACTTCAGAGTTGGAACCCCTTGAAGGAATTATAGGTCAGGAACGTGCTGTGCGTGCCATGACATTCGGACTTAAAATCAATACCCGCGGTTACAATATTTTTATGAGTGGTATGACCGGAACCGGCAAAACTAGTTACGCTGTAAATTATATTAAGAAAATAGCTAAAAATTGCAAGACTCCGGATGACTGGTGCTATGTATATAATTTTGAGAATCCGAATCAGCCTAAAGCGATAAATCTGCCTGCAGGACTTGGCAAAGTGTTTAAAAAGGACATGGAGGAATTTATAAAAGTACTTCAGCAGGAAATCAGCAGGGCTTTTGAAAGTGAGGACTATGAAAGAGAAAGGGCGGCCATTGCAAATGAATATCAGGGAAAAAAGGCCGAACTTATGGAAATATTAAACAGGGATGCTGAAAAACAAGGCTTCAAAGTCAGGACAACAAACGCAGGAATATACTTTCTTCCGGTAATTGAAGGCAAGACAATAACGGAGGAGGAATACGGGCAACTTGATGAAAAGATTAAGCAGGAAATAACGGAAAGATCAAATATAGTTCAGCTTGAGACTTTGGAAATAATCAGAAAGATAAAAAATATTGAAAGGGAAGCGGAAGAAAGGGTTGCTGAATGGGAGAATAAAATTGCCTTGTTTGCCGTAGGCATGCAGATAAATGACCTCAAAGAAAAGTACAAGGATTACAAAGAAGTGGTTAAATATTTGGAACAGGTTCAGGAAGATATTCTTCAAAATCTTGATGATTTCAGGGAGGAAGAGTATTCTGAAGAACAACAGCTCATTATGCCCTGGCTTAAAGGTAATGAAGGCTCGCCTGTAGACAAATATAAAGTAAATCTTTTGGTGGACAATTCCGGTCTTGAAGGAGCTCCTGTCATAGTCGATTTCAATCCTACATATTACAATCTTATTGGAAGAGTGGAATATGAAAACGAATTTGGAACAATGATAACTGATTTTACAATGATAAAACCGGGATTGTTCCATCAGGCAAACGGAGGTTATCTGATACTCCAGGCAAAGGATGTACTTAGCAATGTCCAATCCTGGGAAGCTCTAAAAAGGGCACTGAAAACCCGCCAGATAACCATTGAGAATATGAAGGAGCAAATGGGACTTGTGGCAGTGTCGACATTAAAGCCCGAGCCCATACCTTTGCAGGTCAAAGTGATTTTGGTGGGAAACGAGTTTTTGCACCAGCTGCTTTATGAATATGATGAGGATTTCAAAAAGCTCTTTAAAATAAAAGTGGATTTTGACGAAGAGATGGACAGAAACGAAGACAATACCTTGAAACTGGCGCAGTTTATAAGCTCATTCTGCAGAAGGGAGAACGCCCCGCATTTTGACAGGACCGGGGTGGCAAAGGTGGTTGAGTACAGTTCGCGCCTGGTCGGCGATCAGAACAAGCTTTCCACCAGGTTTAATGATATTGTTGAGATACTTTGTGAATCTGCGGCATGGGCTCAAATCGACGGAAGCAGTCTGGTCAAAGCGGAGCATGTAAATAAAGCGATTCAGGAGAAGATATACAGGTCAAACAAGTATGATAAAAAGCTTTTGGAGCTTTTGAAGGACGGTATTATAATTTTGGATACCGAAGGCGAGGCAGTGGGACAGATAAACGGCCTTACCGTACTTGATATTGGAGACTATTGCTTCGGAAAGCCCACGAGGATAACCGCAAACACCTTTATGGGTGAAAAAGGAATAGTAAATATTGAAAGAGAAGTTGAAATGAGCGGGACATCCCATACAAAAGGGGTTCTGATATTGAGCGGGTACATTGGTCAAAAATATGCCCAGGATATACCGCTGTCTCTGACTGCAAGCCTGTGCTTCGAACAGCTGTACAGCGGAGTTGACGGCGACAGTGCATCAAGCGCGGAGCTCTATGCGATTCTGTCAAGCCTGGCGGAGGTTCCCATAAAACAGAGCATTGCGGTAACGGGTTCGGTTAACCAGAAAGGAGAAATTCAACCTATTGGCGGGGTTAATGAGAAAATAGAAGGATTCTTCGAGCTTTGCAAAGCCCGTGGACTTAACGGCAAGCATGGAGTAATTATTCCTTACCAGAATGTAAGAAATCTTGCTTTGAACGATGAGGTTATTGAAGCGGTGAAAGAAGGCAAGTTCCATATATATGCCGTAAAAACCATAGATGAGGGAATTGAAATACTTACAGGAATGAAAGCAGGGGAAAAGAGAGAAGACGGAACTTATCCTGAGGGAACAATAAACTATCTTGTATATGAGAAACTTAAAAAATATGCAAGAACGGTTGCCGGATTTGGCAAGGATGAAAAGGAAGCAAAGGATGCAAAGGATGCAAAGAAGAATTCTGATTAA
- the rimI gene encoding ribosomal protein S18-alanine N-acetyltransferase: MGLDDVEISYMTLEDIDDVMVVEKLSFTIPWSKNALIEEVLNNRMAIYITAKVNGKAIGYAGMWKIFDEGHITNIAVHPEYRQNGIGSRLVEKLVDIAKERGIVKMTLEVRKSNLAAQALYCKYGFKEMGLRKGYYADNGEDAIIMWKEDIL, from the coding sequence ATGGGTTTGGATGATGTTGAAATATCATATATGACTCTTGAAGATATTGATGACGTGATGGTCGTGGAAAAGCTGAGTTTTACAATTCCATGGTCCAAAAATGCGCTTATTGAGGAAGTTCTGAACAACAGAATGGCGATATATATAACGGCAAAGGTGAACGGTAAAGCCATTGGCTATGCCGGAATGTGGAAAATTTTTGATGAAGGTCATATTACAAACATAGCGGTGCATCCGGAATACAGACAGAATGGAATTGGCAGCAGACTGGTGGAGAAACTGGTTGATATTGCCAAAGAACGAGGAATTGTGAAAATGACTCTGGAGGTCAGAAAAAGCAATCTGGCGGCCCAGGCATTGTATTGTAAATATGGCTTTAAGGAAATGGGCTTAAGAAAAGGCTATTATGCGGATAATGGTGAGGATGCAATTATAATGTGGAAAGAAGATATACTATAA
- the tsaB gene encoding tRNA (adenosine(37)-N6)-threonylcarbamoyltransferase complex dimerization subunit type 1 TsaB: MKILALDTSALVAAVAVMEDDRLLAEYMLNHRKTHSQQLVAMIREVLASLELAPKDIDVFAASTGPGSFTGLRIGVTTVKAMAYATGKPVVSVPTLDAIAYNIPMNSFTICPVMDARNNQVYTALYDWDENGQKRITDYMGIPVSELVQLIKDMGKKVIFAGDAAKMHEEYFTQELGDDCKIAPGNLLLQRASSVARLAYLKAMNNELESCFDMVPFYLRKSQAEREYEKKLCKDC; encoded by the coding sequence ATGAAAATACTGGCTTTGGATACATCGGCGCTGGTTGCTGCCGTTGCGGTGATGGAGGATGACAGGCTTCTTGCGGAATATATGCTAAACCACAGAAAAACCCATTCCCAGCAGCTTGTAGCGATGATCAGGGAGGTTCTTGCCTCATTGGAACTGGCGCCGAAAGACATAGATGTTTTTGCGGCCTCCACAGGTCCGGGCTCTTTTACGGGACTGAGAATCGGGGTTACCACCGTAAAGGCCATGGCCTATGCGACGGGAAAACCTGTCGTAAGTGTGCCGACATTGGATGCAATAGCATATAATATTCCGATGAACAGTTTTACAATATGCCCGGTCATGGATGCAAGAAACAACCAGGTGTATACCGCACTTTACGATTGGGATGAGAACGGGCAGAAGAGGATTACGGATTATATGGGGATACCGGTGTCCGAATTGGTACAGCTTATAAAGGACATGGGCAAAAAAGTCATTTTTGCCGGGGATGCTGCAAAAATGCATGAAGAATATTTTACACAGGAGCTTGGAGACGACTGTAAAATTGCTCCGGGAAACCTTCTTCTTCAGAGGGCTTCATCGGTTGCCCGTCTTGCTTATTTAAAAGCAATGAACAATGAACTGGAAAGCTGTTTTGACATGGTGCCTTTCTATCTTAGAAAGTCCCAGGCTGAAAGAGAATATGAGAAAAAGCTTTGCAAGGACTGTTAA
- a CDS encoding YdcF family protein, whose translation MKQKVVKIFDVLMLIIGVLGILDFLMLMAIGTVINFGILFPLVAGIVLTFVASVRLSGKGDMLRIKNTILRRLFFGALIAFAGSFVLILGLIFASSDTDKNVEVDYLVILGAGLKGDRITPTFQYRLDKGVEYLRANPELKVVVTGGQGPGEDLTEAEAMKRYLVSHGIDEDRIIMEDRATSTNENMKYTAEVLKQLTGRSDYRIMIVTNDFHMFRAKILARHNGFTPYGITAPTNPVVLVNSYIREYFAVVKSIVFDIILD comes from the coding sequence ATGAAACAAAAGGTTGTAAAGATTTTTGATGTTTTAATGCTCATCATAGGGGTCTTGGGAATATTGGATTTTTTGATGTTAATGGCTATTGGCACGGTAATTAATTTTGGAATTTTGTTTCCGCTTGTTGCGGGAATAGTTCTTACCTTTGTGGCGTCAGTGAGGCTTTCAGGCAAAGGAGATATGCTTCGGATCAAAAATACGATTTTAAGGAGGCTGTTTTTTGGCGCCTTAATTGCTTTTGCAGGCTCCTTTGTATTGATACTGGGCTTGATTTTCGCATCATCTGACACCGACAAAAATGTGGAGGTCGATTATCTGGTTATTCTGGGAGCCGGATTAAAAGGCGACCGGATAACTCCCACTTTTCAATACCGGCTGGACAAGGGTGTGGAATATCTTAGGGCCAACCCTGAGTTAAAGGTGGTTGTGACAGGTGGACAGGGTCCCGGTGAGGATTTAACTGAGGCTGAGGCAATGAAAAGATACCTGGTAAGCCACGGAATTGACGAAGACAGAATTATTATGGAAGACAGGGCAACCAGCACAAATGAAAACATGAAATATACCGCGGAAGTTTTAAAACAGCTTACAGGAAGAAGCGACTACAGAATAATGATTGTCACCAATGACTTCCATATGTTCAGGGCAAAAATTCTTGCACGGCATAACGGTTTTACGCCCTATGGAATTACTGCGCCGACAAATCCCGTTGTACTTGTTAATTCATATATAAGAGAATATTTTGCCGTGGTGAAATCAATAGTATTTGACATAATACTGGATTAG
- the disA gene encoding DNA integrity scanning diadenylate cyclase DisA, protein MTGLDRKKDDEIIEVLRMMAPGTSLREGLDNILLARTGALIVIGDSEKVLSLVDGGFYINKDYTPAHIYELAKMDGAIILSKDLKKILYANALLVPDTSIPTAETGTRHKTADRVAKQTGEVVVSISQRRNIITIYMGSRKYILRETPVILAEANQALQTLEKYKVALVEAINNLNILEIEDIVTLDDVAFVLQRTEMLMRVAAEIERYISELGSEGRLISLQLDELLTNVDADELFIIEDYAIRTDLRSDEILEKLRQLSYDELMNLVNICSILGYSPNADAFEMVISPRGYRLLSKIPRVPVNIIRNLVKKFSNLQGILNASIEELDDVAGIGEVRARIIWDGLRRVQEQIFLDSRKL, encoded by the coding sequence ATGACTGGCCTGGATAGAAAAAAAGATGATGAAATAATTGAGGTACTGAGAATGATGGCTCCCGGAACTTCACTGCGGGAAGGATTGGATAATATTTTGCTGGCCCGGACGGGTGCCCTTATTGTAATAGGTGACTCTGAGAAGGTTTTAAGTCTGGTGGACGGCGGATTTTACATCAACAAGGACTATACTCCGGCCCATATTTATGAGCTGGCTAAAATGGACGGAGCTATAATTCTCAGCAAGGACCTTAAAAAAATATTGTATGCCAACGCACTGCTTGTTCCCGATACATCGATACCTACGGCGGAGACCGGTACAAGACACAAAACGGCTGACAGGGTTGCAAAGCAGACGGGAGAAGTGGTGGTGAGCATATCTCAGAGGAGAAATATTATCACCATTTACATGGGGTCAAGAAAATATATATTAAGAGAAACCCCTGTTATCCTTGCAGAGGCCAATCAGGCTCTCCAAACCCTTGAAAAATACAAGGTTGCCTTGGTTGAGGCTATAAACAACTTAAACATATTGGAAATAGAAGATATTGTGACGTTGGATGATGTGGCTTTTGTCTTGCAACGTACCGAAATGCTAATGAGAGTTGCTGCGGAAATTGAAAGATACATAAGTGAACTGGGCAGTGAAGGAAGGCTTATTAGCTTGCAGTTGGATGAGCTTCTGACAAATGTTGATGCCGATGAACTTTTTATAATTGAAGATTATGCCATACGTACAGATCTTCGTTCCGATGAAATTCTGGAAAAGCTGAGGCAACTTTCTTATGATGAGCTTATGAATCTGGTCAACATATGCAGTATTTTAGGCTACAGTCCAAATGCGGATGCTTTTGAGATGGTTATAAGCCCGAGGGGATATCGGCTTTTAAGCAAGATTCCCAGAGTTCCCGTAAACATAATAAGAAATTTGGTGAAAAAGTTCTCAAACCTGCAGGGTATTTTAAACGCTTCCATTGAAGAACTTGATGATGTTGCCGGAATAGGAGAAGTAAGAGCAAGAATTATCTGGGACGGTTTAAGAAGAGTTCAGGAGCAAATCTTTTTGGATTCCAGAAAGCTGTAA
- a CDS encoding stalk domain-containing protein produces the protein MNSKGFVSLLVSILLIAVSVIAPVGVFAQNQGKTIVLQVNNTVATVNNESVTLDAAPYIDESSGRTLVPIRFISESMGYSVTWDDEEKTVRILNKVDMNTIDESEVDETTGTSVEYFRSWNTYKYIKLKIGSNVAEICDNYIIGEYVEMTEVPIDQAPVIKNGRTMIPIRFVAEQMNLKVDWDGKTKKITISSTGEEYVPAAIETALEKIAVSGTSDTEKTEDDPAYIKSKEPQNYFLKIEKQGFEYSVDLAVQSSEGTEAVLNGTVIGLKEDKACFTYTLNNQKNYKYDGVIQATDNGIIVNYTNEKGEKCSVTFAAN, from the coding sequence ATGAATTCAAAAGGTTTTGTTAGTCTGCTTGTGTCGATTTTATTAATTGCGGTAAGTGTCATTGCACCGGTCGGTGTGTTTGCACAGAATCAGGGAAAAACGATTGTGCTCCAGGTAAATAATACTGTTGCAACGGTTAATAACGAAAGCGTAACTTTGGATGCTGCTCCATATATCGACGAAAGCAGCGGCAGGACATTGGTTCCCATAAGGTTTATATCAGAATCTATGGGATATTCCGTTACATGGGATGATGAAGAAAAAACAGTCAGGATTTTAAACAAGGTTGATATGAATACCATAGATGAATCTGAAGTTGATGAAACCACAGGTACATCAGTGGAATATTTCAGGTCATGGAATACATACAAGTACATAAAATTGAAAATAGGCAGCAATGTTGCCGAAATATGCGACAATTACATAATCGGTGAGTATGTTGAAATGACTGAGGTACCTATAGATCAAGCTCCGGTTATTAAAAATGGGAGAACAATGATTCCTATAAGATTTGTTGCGGAGCAGATGAATTTAAAGGTGGACTGGGACGGTAAAACCAAAAAAATAACAATTTCATCGACAGGAGAAGAATACGTTCCCGCTGCTATTGAAACTGCGCTTGAAAAAATTGCGGTATCCGGCACTTCGGATACTGAAAAAACAGAAGATGATCCTGCGTATATAAAATCCAAAGAACCTCAGAATTATTTTTTAAAAATTGAAAAACAAGGTTTTGAGTATTCTGTGGATTTGGCAGTTCAATCATCAGAAGGCACTGAAGCTGTTTTAAACGGAACGGTAATTGGACTGAAAGAGGATAAGGCATGCTTTACTTATACCCTGAACAATCAGAAAAATTACAAATATGACGGAGTTATACAGGCTACTGATAATGGTATTATTGTAAACTATACAAATGAAAAGGGTGAAAAGTGTTCTGTTACTTTCGCGGCTAACTGA
- the rplM gene encoding 50S ribosomal protein L13: MNKTYMAKPNEVQRKWYVVDAEGKPLGRLASEVAKILRGKHKPQYTPHVDTGDYVIVLNAEKVVLTGKKLEQKLYRHHSLHPGGLKEIKYKHFLAEKPEKAVEIAVKRMLPKNSLGRAMFRKLKVYRGTEHKHEAQKPEKLEINV; encoded by the coding sequence ATGAACAAGACTTATATGGCGAAGCCCAATGAAGTTCAAAGAAAGTGGTATGTGGTTGACGCAGAAGGAAAACCATTGGGAAGACTGGCCAGTGAAGTGGCTAAAATTTTGAGAGGAAAACACAAACCCCAGTATACTCCGCATGTTGATACAGGAGATTATGTAATTGTATTAAATGCTGAGAAGGTTGTACTTACCGGTAAAAAATTGGAGCAGAAGCTTTACAGGCACCACTCACTGCATCCGGGTGGATTGAAAGAGATAAAATACAAGCATTTCCTTGCCGAAAAACCTGAAAAGGCAGTGGAAATTGCCGTAAAGAGAATGCTTCCAAAAAACAGCCTTGGAAGAGCGATGTTCAGAAAGCTCAAGGTGTACAGGGGAACCGAGCACAAGCATGAAGCTCAAAAACCGGAAAAATTAGAGATCAATGTGTAA
- a CDS encoding rubrerythrin family protein, translating to MAVKNAMTADFLRSAYGGESMAHMRYLHWGDLAEKDGFPNIAKLFRAIAYAEQVHAGNHFNELKDQKGDYTVTAGAVFGIGTVVENLQGAINGELHEVEQMYPVYLEAAKFQDEKGAQRSFHFALEAEKIHAQLFSDAQKAAKEGKDMQLEAVYICPVCGHTVLDNAPDKCPVCGAKKEMYKKF from the coding sequence ATGGCAGTAAAAAACGCAATGACCGCTGATTTCTTAAGATCCGCATACGGCGGTGAAAGTATGGCTCACATGAGATATCTTCATTGGGGAGACCTTGCGGAAAAGGATGGTTTTCCAAACATAGCAAAACTGTTTAGAGCCATAGCTTATGCCGAACAAGTTCATGCAGGCAATCACTTCAATGAATTGAAAGACCAAAAAGGAGATTATACAGTAACAGCCGGAGCGGTTTTTGGCATCGGAACCGTGGTTGAAAACCTTCAGGGAGCTATAAACGGTGAGCTTCATGAAGTTGAGCAAATGTATCCCGTATATCTGGAAGCGGCAAAATTCCAGGATGAAAAAGGAGCTCAGCGCAGTTTCCACTTTGCACTGGAAGCTGAAAAGATTCACGCTCAATTGTTCTCGGACGCACAAAAAGCGGCAAAAGAGGGAAAAGACATGCAGCTTGAAGCAGTATACATCTGCCCTGTTTGCGGACATACAGTCCTTGACAATGCTCCGGACAAATGCCCTGTTTGCGGCGCAAAAAAAGAAATGTATAAAAAATTCTAA
- the rpsI gene encoding 30S ribosomal protein S9, translated as MAKVQYYGTGRRKKSVARVRLVPGDGKIIINERELDDYFGLETLKTIVKQPLVLTDTLGKFDVLCKVAGGGYTGQAGAIRHGISRALLKFDEELRPALKKAGFLTRDPRMKERKKYGLKKARRAPQFSKR; from the coding sequence ATGGCTAAGGTACAATATTACGGTACAGGAAGAAGAAAGAAATCCGTTGCGAGAGTTAGACTTGTTCCGGGAGACGGAAAAATTATCATAAATGAGAGAGAACTTGACGATTATTTCGGACTTGAAACATTAAAAACCATTGTTAAGCAGCCTTTGGTGCTGACTGATACATTAGGCAAGTTTGACGTGCTCTGCAAAGTGGCAGGAGGCGGTTATACAGGTCAGGCCGGCGCTATCAGACATGGTATTTCAAGGGCGCTTTTAAAGTTTGATGAAGAGTTGAGACCTGCGCTTAAAAAAGCCGGATTCCTCACAAGAGACCCGAGAATGAAGGAAAGAAAGAAATACGGTCTCAAGAAAGCAAGAAGAGCACCTCAGTTCTCCAAGAGGTAA